AAAAACCCGCGGAAACAGTGGCCGTAAACAATACTGGGGGGCCTGCTGCGGTCAGCCAGAAGCCCGCCGCTCCAATAACACCTGCGCCTGCCGTCAAGCCTCCCGAAAAAGATCCCATCACCATTCGTCGTGCCATCGTTCCCACCAAGGAAGAGATTGACCGTATGAAACAGGGGCACGTCGAAAATAGAACTGGGCAATTGCCGGCCATGTCCACAGCATCGCCTTTGCCGCCGAAACGAAACGAAAAACCGTGACCTTAGCCGTTGCCCGCACTTCGTTATTGCACTTGGATCAACGTGGGATTCCTCACGAAAGAACGGAATTTGCTTGGACTCCCGGCGCACTCACAGGTAAAAGTACATGTGTGGAGATGAGTGCCGCAAACAACGCCGCATTAATTGCAAAGTCCGGGGCATGCCGGATGCAGGATCGGCGGCTTGGCGTTGCTGGCCGTGTTTCTACACATCATTGCAGGAAGTAACACATCACATTAGAAACCGCGAAAACTAGGAGAGGCTGATGAAGGTCAACAACACAATCGTCATTTCAATCGGTCAGGCGGGCAATCAAATTGCCGCGTCTTTCTGGAAAACCATCTGCCAGGAGCACGGCATTGATCCGCTGACGGGTCAGACCGCGCAAGGGCAGGCTCCTCGCGGCAACTGGAGCGCGTTCTTCACCAAGCTGGGTGAGTCAACTTCCGGCAGCTATGTGCCGCGTGCCATCATGGTCGATCTTGAGCCCAGCGTGATCGAAAACGTGAAGGCAACCTCGGGTTCCTTGTTCAATCCGGGAAATCTCATCAGCCGCACCGAAGGCGCGGGGGGCAACTTTGCCGTTGGTTATCTTGGCGCCGGTCGCGAAGTGCTGCCAGAAGTCATGGGACGGCTCGATTCCGAAATCGACAAGTGTGACAACGTCGGCGGCATCATCGTACTACATGCCACGGGTGGCGGTTCAGGCTCTGGTTTTGGTGCGCTACTCATTGAATCCGTCAAGGAGAAGTATCCTGAGTTCCCTGTGTTGAGCTGCGCCGTGCTGCCATCTCCGCAGGTTTCCTCGGTCGTTACCGAACCCTACAACACCGTCTTCACACTCAACACGTTGCGCCGTTCCGCCGACGCCTGCTTGATCTTTGACAACGAGGCGCTGTTCGAACTCGCGCATCGCAAATGGAACATCGAAAGCCCCACGGTGGATGACTTGAATCTGCTGATTACCGAAGCGCTGGCAGGTTTGACCGCCTCCATGCGTTTCAGCGGTTTCCTCACCGTCGAAATCAGCCTGCGTGAACTGCTCACCAACCTTGTGCCACAGCCTTCACTGCATTTCCTCATGTGTGCTTTCGCCCCGCTCACACCGCCTGACCGTAGCAAGTTCGAGGAAATGGGTGTCGAGGACATGATTCGCAGTTTGTTCGACAACGGTTCCGTCTTTGCCGCCTGTTCGCCCATGGAGGGGCGCTTCCTTAGCACTGCAGTGCTCTACCGTGGCATCATGGACGACAAGCCGCTCGCGGACGCC
This genomic interval from Prosthecobacter sp. contains the following:
- a CDS encoding tubulin beta chain, which gives rise to MKVNNTIVISIGQAGNQIAASFWKTICQEHGIDPLTGQTAQGQAPRGNWSAFFTKLGESTSGSYVPRAIMVDLEPSVIENVKATSGSLFNPGNLISRTEGAGGNFAVGYLGAGREVLPEVMGRLDSEIDKCDNVGGIIVLHATGGGSGSGFGALLIESVKEKYPEFPVLSCAVLPSPQVSSVVTEPYNTVFTLNTLRRSADACLIFDNEALFELAHRKWNIESPTVDDLNLLITEALAGLTASMRFSGFLTVEISLRELLTNLVPQPSLHFLMCAFAPLTPPDRSKFEEMGVEDMIRSLFDNGSVFAACSPMEGRFLSTAVLYRGIMDDKPLADAALAAMREQLPLTYWIPTAFKIGYVEQPGISHRKSMVLLANNTEIARVLDRICHNFDKLWQRKAFANWYLNEGMSEEQINALRASAQELIQSYQVAEESGAKAKVQDSSADIPRGNASTDDSRSGMSLRDLVDRRRA